In Desulfobulbaceae bacterium, the following proteins share a genomic window:
- a CDS encoding pyridoxal phosphate-dependent aminotransferase, whose amino-acid sequence MATQIEVAERMRQIKPSPTLAVNAKAKALRAAGSDVLNFSVGEPDFETPEHVCLAAKKAIDEGFTRYTAVPGIIELREAICHRFAEDKGWQYEPDQIQVCCGGKHGLYNMGQALFGPGDEVIIPTPYWVSYPPIIELAGAKPVYLQLSEEHNFDIRKEELDKCVSSKTKGIILNSPSNPTGAIFSRAGLALVAEYALKHNLVVISDDIYDTIVYSEGKLPHILDISPELKDQIIILNGVSKSFAMTGWRIGYSAGPKHVIAAMNKIQSQSTSNPSSISQKAALAAVSGDQGFPVRMKESFEPRLRYVLDELQSIEGVSCVKPNGAFYVFPNFSHYFGRKYGDTTIGNSVDMSDYLLDEALIASVPGAAFGADDFVRFSFATSMDVLEKGMIRLKEALAKLS is encoded by the coding sequence ATGGCGACACAAATAGAAGTTGCTGAGCGTATGCGTCAGATTAAACCTTCACCGACATTAGCTGTCAATGCGAAGGCAAAGGCACTGAGGGCTGCCGGTTCCGATGTTTTGAATTTCAGTGTTGGTGAGCCTGACTTTGAAACACCTGAACATGTGTGCCTGGCAGCTAAAAAAGCAATTGACGAAGGTTTTACGCGCTATACAGCGGTACCTGGTATTATTGAACTGCGCGAAGCAATTTGTCACCGTTTTGCTGAAGACAAGGGCTGGCAGTATGAGCCTGATCAGATTCAGGTTTGCTGCGGTGGCAAGCATGGCCTCTACAACATGGGACAGGCCTTGTTCGGGCCGGGTGATGAAGTTATAATCCCAACGCCATATTGGGTATCGTATCCGCCAATAATCGAATTGGCAGGTGCCAAGCCTGTTTACCTTCAGTTAAGCGAAGAACATAATTTTGACATCCGCAAAGAAGAGCTGGATAAATGCGTCAGTAGCAAAACCAAGGGTATTATACTTAACAGCCCCTCCAACCCTACTGGAGCTATTTTTTCAAGAGCTGGTCTGGCACTCGTGGCTGAATATGCGCTTAAACACAATTTAGTCGTGATCTCTGATGATATTTATGACACAATTGTTTATTCGGAAGGTAAACTTCCGCATATTCTGGATATTTCTCCTGAACTGAAGGATCAGATAATTATTCTTAATGGCGTGAGTAAATCCTTTGCTATGACCGGCTGGCGCATTGGTTACTCCGCTGGGCCAAAGCATGTTATTGCGGCAATGAACAAAATTCAAAGTCAGAGCACTTCCAATCCAAGCTCTATCTCTCAAAAGGCGGCTCTGGCTGCTGTTTCAGGTGACCAGGGTTTCCCGGTCAGGATGAAGGAGTCATTTGAGCCACGGCTCAGATATGTTCTTGATGAGTTGCAGTCTATCGAGGGGGTCAGCTGTGTAAAGCCAAACGGGGCCTTTTATGTCTTCCCCAATTTCTCACATTATTTTGGCAGAAAATATGGTGACACTACCATTGGCAACTCTGTCGATATGTCTGATTATTTGCTCGACGAAGCCCTGATTGCTTCTGTGCCGGGGGCAGCGTTTGGTGCCGATGATTTTGTGCGGTTTTCTTTTGCAACCTCAATGGATGTTTTGGAAAAGGGTATGATCCGGCTCAAGGAAGCCCTGGCAAAATTGTCATAA
- a CDS encoding TIGR04211 family SH3 domain-containing protein, which yields MKNPIKLRLVSILTAGLLSLLITTLSQAEIRYVVDVLVVSLREGPDNSFASLKSLKTGDSFTLLDEQENFIKVETKEGLVGWLPTQYTTAKPPKAFLVDKLTQQVEKISKDKENLENKTKQLAEQLASKEQKINEVENRYSLIKKTENSDLISLQKQLDEITKEYESLVSQSETTIKTANERDFLAKNNAALLAKVASLEGENTNLANKQALYWFLAGGGVFIIGWIIGRVSSRRQRNSLTL from the coding sequence ATGAAAAACCCAATCAAGTTACGTTTAGTATCTATATTGACAGCCGGCTTGCTTTCCTTACTGATTACGACACTATCACAGGCAGAGATTCGTTACGTTGTTGATGTTCTTGTTGTTTCATTACGTGAAGGCCCAGACAACTCTTTTGCTTCGTTGAAATCGCTCAAAACAGGAGACTCTTTCACACTTCTTGACGAACAGGAAAACTTCATTAAAGTTGAAACCAAGGAAGGTCTTGTCGGCTGGCTCCCAACCCAATACACGACTGCCAAGCCGCCAAAAGCATTTCTGGTAGACAAATTAACTCAGCAGGTTGAAAAAATTAGCAAAGATAAAGAAAACCTCGAAAATAAAACAAAACAATTAGCTGAGCAATTGGCCAGTAAAGAACAAAAAATCAACGAGGTCGAAAACAGGTATTCCTTAATCAAAAAAACTGAGAACTCGGACTTAATCTCCCTGCAAAAACAACTTGATGAAATCACTAAAGAGTATGAATCCTTAGTAAGTCAGTCGGAGACTACAATCAAAACTGCCAATGAACGTGATTTCCTTGCAAAAAATAATGCTGCACTGCTTGCAAAGGTTGCCTCTCTTGAAGGGGAGAACACAAATCTAGCCAACAAGCAGGCTCTTTACTGGTTTCTCGCTGGCGGTGGGGTGTTTATTATTGGTTGGATAATTGGCCGGGTATCATCGAGACGTCAACGCAATTCGTTGACCCTTTAA